From Rutidosis leptorrhynchoides isolate AG116_Rl617_1_P2 chromosome 3, CSIRO_AGI_Rlap_v1, whole genome shotgun sequence, a single genomic window includes:
- the LOC139897866 gene encoding 14-3-3 protein 9-like, producing MASSTDRENFIYVAKLAEQAERYDEMVDAMKKVAKLDVELTVEERNLLSVGYKNVVGSRRASCRILSAIEQKESSRGNEVNVKRIKEYKRKVETELNDICSDIMVVIDEHLIPSSPAGESTVFYYKMKGDYYRYLAEFKFGNDKKEAADQSLKAYQLASTTAEADLSPTHPMRLGLALNFSVFYYEIMKSTERACHLAKQAIDEAMSNLESLTEDSYKDSTLVMQLLKDNLTLWASDILEDGEDQKMEITEGAKDTE from the exons ATGGCTTCTTCAACTGATCGTGAAAATTTTATCTACGTCGCTAAGCTCGCCGAGCAAGCCGAACGTTATGACG AAATGGTGGATGCAATGAAGAAGGTTGCAAAATTGGATGTCGAGTTGACTGTTGAAGAGAGGAACTTGCTCTCAGTTGGTTACAAGAACGTGGTGGGTTCACGTAGAGCATCATGTAGAATATTGTCTGCAATTGAGCAGAAGGAGTCGTCTAGAGGCAATGAAGTGAATGTAAAGCGTATCAAGGAATACAAACGGAAGGTTGAAACAGAATTGAATGACATATGCAGTGACATCATGGTTGTGATTGATGAGCATTTGATTCCATCTTCACCTGCTGGAGAATCTACTGTTTTCTACTACAAAAT GAAAGGAGATTATTATAGGTATCTTGCTGAGTTCAAGTTTGGTAACGATAAGAAAGAAGCAGCTGATCAGTCATTGAAGGCTTATCAA TTGGCCTCAACTACTGCGGAAGCTGATCTATCCCCTACTCACCCAATGCGACTGGGTTTGGCTTTGAACTTTTCGGTGTTTTATTATGAAATTATGAAGTCTACTGAAAG GGCCTGTCACCTGGCAAAACAAGCTATTGATGAAGCTATGTCAAATCTTGAATCTCTGACTGAGGATTCCTATAAAGATAGCACTTTAGTTATGCAGCTTCTGAAGGACAACCTCACTTTGTGGGCATCGGACATACTAGAGGATGGAG AAGACCAGAAAATGGAAATCACTGAAGGGGCTAAAGATACTGAG TAA